Proteins encoded together in one Lathamus discolor isolate bLatDis1 chromosome 3, bLatDis1.hap1, whole genome shotgun sequence window:
- the VWA2 gene encoding von Willebrand factor A domain-containing protein 2 — MSLLSFESICVFLLSQVLLVWSIQEIHVDQEMISKISAAGQLMQCSASLDVLFLLDGSYSIGKGGFERSKHFASKLCDALDIHPDRVRVGLIQFSSTPHLEFPLGSYVTKQEVKERIKRTVFRGGSTETGRALKYILRKGFPGSRNSSVPEVLIIISDGKSQGSIAMPAMQVKDRHITVFAVGIRFPRWEELHVLASEPTEQHVLFAGDADDAANGLYSTLTGSVCSTTAPGCRVESHPCERSTLETVKELAGNYVCWKGAKQPNAVQASLCPYYRWKRVLIKHPSRCFRTVCPDPCDSQPCQNGGTCVLEGLDKYHCLCPVGYGGDIHCARKLSLKCNANLLFLVDSSSAVTLEGFLRYKAFLKRFFQGVMGQDSPMNVGVAQYDSSVRIPIEVGQHKDAVSLMKRIDALNFSGGGTLTGRALQYIAQHGFRSNPAFADMQDDIPRVVVLLTDSKSQDPVVEAAKYTRDRDLFLIGVGSSFMRAELTKVTGNPKQTIVYSDPQDLFNRIPELQRRICSVENPRGCQAQSLDLAFVVDASSGVGLENFLRLRAFVRSSSSHFSINRDVTQIALVIYGSRARTVFALDTHTSNSAVLQAIDQVPFLGGSGSAGSTLLHIYGDVMTVQKGARPGVNKVVVLLTSGGGMEDAAAPAQQLRHNGILVFVVAIGDAQRETLLRVAGSPNYLVHISSYEDLQYYQGLIIERICEEAKSPVNLCKPNPCMNKGVCILGPGSYRCECHGWEGPHCESRVLRGDSPRSPVLPPHSHVQWTPRALQHFSRGPWHTRRHMDHGH, encoded by the exons TGATGCAGTGCTCTGCTTCATTAGATGTCCTTTTCCTCTTGGATGGCTCCTACAGCATTGGCAAAGGAGGCTTTGAAAGGTCTAAGCACTTCGCAAGCAAGCTCTGTGATGCCTTGGACATCCACCCAGACAGG GTCCGCGTGGGTTTGATACAGTTCAGCTCAACTCCTCACCTTGAATTTCCACTGGGTTCGTATGTAACCAAACAAGAAGTGAAAGAGAGAATCAAGAGGACTGTGTTCAG AGGTGGGAGCACAGAGACAGGTCGGGCTCTGAAGTACATTCTCCGCAAGGGATTCCCTGGTAGCAGAAACTCGAGTGTCCCTGAAGTCCTGATCATCATTTCAGATGGCAAGTCCCAGGGCAGCATCGCGATGCCTGCAATGCAGGTGAAGGACAGACACATCACGGTTTTTGCAGTGGGAATCCGATTTCCAAG GTGGGAGGAGCTGCATGTGCTGGCTAGTGAGCCCACTGAGCAGCATGTGCTCTTTGCTGGGGATGCTGATGACGCTGCCAATGGCCTGTACAGCACCCTCACTGGCTCTGTCTGCAGCACCACTGCTCCAG GCTGCAGAGTTGAGTCCCACCCTTGTGAACGCAGCACCCTGGAGACTGtgaaagagctggctggaaacTATGTGTGCTGGAAAGGCGCAAAGCAGCCAAATGCAGTGCAGGCTTCACTATGCCCTTACTACAG GTGGAAGAGAGTCTTGATAAAACACCCATCCAGATGCTTCCGAACTGTATGTCCAG ATCCTTGTGACTCCCAGCCATGCCAGAACGGGGGCACGTGTGTCCTAGAGGGACTGGACAAATACCACTGCCTGTGCCCAGTGGGGTACGGAGGAGACATCCACTGTG CACGAAAGCTGAGCCTGAAGTGCAACGCGAATCTCCTTTTCCTGGTGGACAGCTCGTCAGCAGTCACGCTGGAAGGGTTCCTGCGCTACAAGGCATTCCTCAAGAGGTTCTTCCAAGGAGTGATGGGCCAGGACTCGCCAATGAACGTGGGGGTGGCCCAGTACGATAGCAGTGTTAGGATACCCATTGAAGTGGGGCAACACAAGGATGCAGTCAGTCTCATGAAGAGGATTGATGCTTTGAATTTCAGTGGAGGAGGAACCCTGACAGGCAGAGCCTTGCAGTACATCGCACAGCATGGTTTTAGGAGCAACCCAGCCTTTGCAGACATGCAGGATGATATCCCACGTGTGGTTGTCTTGCTCACTGACTCCAAGTCCCAAGATCCAGTGGTAGAAGCTGCCAAGTACACGAGAGACCGAGACCTCTTCTTGATTGGTGTAGGCAGCAGcttcatgagagcagagctgaCCAAGGTGACTGGCAATCCAAAGCAGACAATTGTCTACTCTGATCCCCAGGACCTGTTCAACAGGatcccagagctgcagagaagaaTCTGCAGTGTGGAAAATCCTAGAG GCTGCCAGGCGCAGTCTCTTGACTTGGCATTTGTAGTGGATGCTTCATCCGGAGTTGGCCTGGAGAATTTCCTGCGGCTGAGGGCCTTTGTCAGGAGCAGCTCTTCACATTTCAGCATCAACCGGGATGTCACCCAAATTGCCCTTGTGATCTATGGCAGCAGAGCTCGCACCGTGTTCGCTTTGGACACCCACACAAGCAATTCTGCTGTCCTCCAAGCCATCGACCAGGTGCCTTTCCTCGGGGGCTCgggctctgctggcagcaccTTGCTGCACATTTATGGTGATGTGATGACAGTGCAGAAGGGAGCAAGACCTGGTGTCAACAAGGTGGTGGTGCTGCTCACAAGTGGAGGTGGCATGGAGGATGCGGctgccccagctcagcagctgagGCACAACGGCATCTTGGTGTTTGTGGTTGCCATTGGGGATGCACAGAGGGAAACGCTGCTGAGGGTTGCTGGGTCTCCCAACTACCTGGTCCACATCTCCTCCTATGAGGACCTGCAGTATTACCAAGGCCTTATCATTGAAAGAATCTGTGAAG AAGCAAAAAGCCCCGTGAACCTGTGCAAGCCCAACCCATGCATGAACAAGGGCGTATGTATCCTTGGGCCTGGGAGCTACCGGTGTGAGTGCCATGGCTGGGAAGGACCCCACTGTGAGAGCA GAGTTCTCCGGGGTGATTCTCCACGATCTCCAGTCCTTCCTCCACACTCCCATGTGCAGTGGACTCCAAGGGCTTTGCAGCACTTCTCCAGAGGCCCCTGGCACACCAGAAGACACATGGATCACGGACACTGA